ggggggggggagggggagtgGAGAAGAAAGGTTTGCGTGGCATGCACCTGAATGTAGACTTTAGGTAAAAATGGAAGGTGAAAATTTTTCACGAATTATTACTTTCTTAGATATATGCACAACTTTCCTCAAACCCTATTTGTTTGTGCAGTTGTTCGACTCCTTTTGTATAAAACCAAAATTTCTAATTGAAATTCCAGTCTTCTCTTTGCATAATCAAAATTATGGTGATGTGGAAAAATCTCCTACTCCATTGCTCTAGCTGCCCCATGCAGgcattgttaaaaaatttataacccTTTAATTGGTACCTCAACTTCCTTGTTTCAGTTATACACAATTTATGAGCATATTGCTCCTCAGCTGTGTTTCTTGAATGCTTAAGACTTTCCTATTGTCATTAGAAAGAGCTGATGCTGCTAAATTAGTTATACAGTTTGTGGCATAGCATCCTGTTCTGGAATGAGTTATTGAAACTCTAAACAATCCTTCCTGCTTTATGCCTCTCAACTTGGTCTCTACCCTTGAATCAAGGCACCTTCATTTTATCTTACATTTGTTTAGGATGCTTTCTCCTGGTTCAGTTCTTGCAAATTGCCTATTTCTGGACTAGGTTCCATATGTCAGATAACAAGGATTTTCTTGGTTCTTATCCATGGTTGCAAGTAAGGAATATATAATTTCTTCATGCACTGTTAGTTTATATTGCAAATTATTTTGTCAACTCATTTGCCTTCTCATGGCTGTGCTTACAATTTTAGTGTGTTCCCCTGGCCATTTTCATCTTCTTGTTggatattcatttattttttatatgtatctTCTTGTTGGATATTCTTGGgttgttttttgagaaatttcctCTCTAAATATAgccttcttttattattttagccaAGTGATATTTTGTCTTGAAGTGAGTTTCTAGATATTATTACTTGCCAAATCAGTTTGAGTAATGCTAGgaacataacatttttcacaaattttttcccAACTGTTGACATGATTTGTTATAATTGGTGCAACATTACTTTCACCTGGGTCCATCACTAGCACTACTTTATGCACCAATCACAATAGGCCATGTCatcaaaattgtgaaaaaaagttatgaaaattattgtgttccTAGACTTTATTGAACAGCTTTTAGTTGGAGAATTCATTTCAAAGTGATTTTCTATAAATGACTGTTTGATTAATATAAGCACTAATCACGGCTCTGCACATTCTGGGATTCAACTTTTGCCCCAAAACATAATGATAACCCTTATTAGCCTGGTATAACTATTGAAactgaattacatttttttttaaattggtatGTTACAATGGACTCCCGATGGAACTTAATTCCACAACTTCACCATCCACCTTGTTCTTATATAGAGAGAAGCTGTCATTTGAATCTGAAATGTGACTTTCAGATTTGTTAATGTAAGTTGTACTGCTGAGTGCAGGTGAGCTGTTTCGGGGGAGAATCTGAATCTGACACTGGTGATTATTGGAGGTGAGTCCCAGAATGATTTTTATGAACATACCTGACTGAATTTTCTTTATGATTGATGATCCATATTGGTGGCATATTTCATAGGCTGACGATTGAAGGGAGTGGGAAGATTTGGAAGCAGGATCAAAGGATTCGGCTTCAACATGTGGACACTGGTGGCTACCTTCATAGTCATGACAAGAAATACTCCCGCATTGCTGGAGGACAGCAAGAGGTGAGAACAGGGAATTGcgtccttcttcttttttgggcaATTAATAGTAATCAGAATTATTTTGTTAGCTTAAAAGATTTGCTGTTTCCGTTATTGCTCAGGGTTCATATACCCATTTACAATTCTCGAACTATGCTATTCAATTGAATTTTATACATTGACAATCCATGTGCCTGTACAGGTCTGTGGTGTCCGAGAAAAGCGTGCTGACAATGTCTGGTTAGCAGCTGAAGGCGCATACCTTCCAGTTGCAGAAAGCAAGTAGTAGAACTTTAGTCTCTTCACCATGCattattaattagtaaaatcAGGTAcatgggttttggatttggtgGTGGCTGGTACCTGTTATCGTGATAGCTGCTGTAGATTGTTAACTAAACGAAAGAAGATACATGTTATGTCTTAATAATAGTATAATGTTCCTCTGATATTTGTTATTATTGCATTTTTGTGCGGGCTTTTATATCTCTGCAAAAGATGTAAAAGGTAACCATATCACCTATTGTGGACTTTACTTTCCTTGTACCTTTTATGAGTGTAGAGTGGGTGTTAACGGGCCCAATGGATTACTCTTCATTCTTCACTCTTTACCCTTTCCTTTCAGCTTGAAATTTGTTGCAGATTGGCAGCTTTCTGTCCACCCTTGGTGACCCCAAAACGGGTTATTAGCTGCTGCCTGGCCCACTATAACGGGTTAATTTGCTGATAAGTATTTTTTGATGGATCCATGGTGCCGTTAGGCATTTGTTCATGGACAATTATAGGAAAGTCTTGATATAACTTTTATGGGTAATATAAAAACTGGCAAAATAatccattctttcttttttcataaaaaagtttttataaatattttctaaatcaatGCCTTAAGCACTcgtttattttttactttttacttttattatacCGGATAGACTGAATCAGATTTAACCATATGCCTTACAAGCCATAACTTGTGATAGGGatcatttgaatttgaaacctTAGTTTGAATGACAGAAGGCACTAACCCTCTGTCTTCAAAATTCTAACTTGTTATAGCAATAGATAGAATTTGAAACCTTAAGTTTGAATGACAAAATGCATTAATTGAAGTTGGCTTAGTAATTCTAAGACCAAATTAGTAGTTTCACAATTGAGACTAATTAGATTTACGTTTATATACCAAAAGAATTTATTAAGTTGCAATTGGGACTCCCTGTAATCGCTTATACTCAAGATTCACTTCAAAAATAGTTGATATAGGACTCACTACATGCCTTCATGACACATATACAAAGGGTGATTTTTtgccataaaaataataaaaacaagtGTACAAAATTGAGTTACTCTTTTCTGctataaaaatagtaaaaacaaaTGTATACAATTGAGTACTAGTAAAAAATATCTTATGCTACATATGTATGCAAACGTCCTTTTAAATGTGGAATTCATACATGTTAACTCTAAATGCTTATAAATTTGATGTTTGCATACACTCATTATACAAGATCCAATATTGACTGAGAGATGGTTGGGTGACAATTGCCTAATTATGTACCTAAAAAATGGTATTGACATAATTAATAATGAGACAATCAtattatgttttaatattttttttataaaatgttgtcAAAACTTtggtttgaatatatatattcatccatgattctttttgttctccacTATTCAAATAATGTTTGTTTCTGCCTATAAAAAGCCTGCTTCTCTTCATTTGTAATTCAGAgcttaattttttaacttttatattcTTCCTTACTTCCCCAACTATCTACTCTTGCATTCTTGCTTCTTTCTTGCTTAGAAATATTTGTTTCTACCACTATCTTCTGTAAGtgtttattttgataataatattCAGTATTTACATTTTCATCATATTTGGAATAGAAGGTTACAAGTTTCCTAACTAAAGTGGACATCTGAAACCTGGATGAAGCTAAAATTTGCACTGTTCAATATAGATAATGTAAACTATACTGAAATTATAACGAAGGTGAGACCAAGAAACATGGCCCTGGTTCTTGTTGTCGAGTGAAATAAATAAACACCTACAATTCTACAGTAGGCGTGAAAATTCAACTTCCTTTTGCTAATAAGGAAACATCTTTACTGACACCAACAAACATGGGTTGTATGTATCTCATAATAAATATACGAAACCCTGTAAACGGGCTGCAATCTGCTCTGATATTatacaaaaattattgttgCCGTTAACGTTATGGCTTAAAGAATCAGTTCCacatttgtgttaaaaaaattctgCTTCCTTCTACTTTCTTCATTGCGCTAAAGAACACTAACCATGCTGtttgctttttatatataataataaataaataaaaggtaaatCCGTAGCACATGGGTTCCGGTCTGGAGATATATGGgctcttatattttttaactgaaccgaccaaaaaaaaattaaaaaccctaaccatgctcacaaaagaaaatcaaggatATTTGCATGTCTAGCCAAATTATGAGCTCCTTTGTTCCCATTATGTCTagcataaataaaattcaaccatctaaatgatttttaaataaTCTTGGGAATATTCTAAACAAGGACGGAACCAGGATTCAAACTTAGGGGGTCAAAGttctttgtttaaaatttttaaaaagttagaaTATTAATACTAGAGGTTGACAGTGATGCAttattagaattaattttttttaattttttcgttttttaaaaatcaataatagatatttataatcaagagttttgtaagtTAATTGGCATGTCTTGATATTTTCAAGGTCTGATTAATGTTAGACCAATTCTTTATTCTATccacattataattttttttttaaatctatttaTTCTTTTCACATAATTCTATACCTAATAACTTCGTAACAcataaaatattctaaaaaaaaaaaactatagttaAAAGTTCAAATACATGTCTAGTATTACtttaataaaacaactaaaataatggttaatcAACATCATGCACtaatattaaggaaaaaaaaatgttgagacaattattggtgtcttggttaaggattttttttttttttaataattacttgGTTAAGGTTGAGGTAACATAAAGATATGAGatctttcctttaaaaaatttccattttgaaaaaggagtaaaaaaggaaaagaaaaagagatctGTTAAACAATAACATGATAATGAATGGTAACTTTGAGATTCAACTatgtaaataataaaacttttcccATCACTACATTAATTTAGTTAAGGCACAAAGTTTATTACCAATAAACTAATCACACACATGCTTTGGTGGCAGTTTAGGTAAGGCACAAAACAGTAGATTGTTGTTGTTTCACACGTGTATTACATTTATGCATGCATACCAAGTGTGTcccaaagttaataaaatattaaaaattaataaaattctatcattaaaaaaaaaaatccatgggTTGTGTTAAAGAGCTACTGctctttaaataaaataaatttttttcatggatTAATTTAAAGACACCAATTGATCCAAGTTGTTGGTGACATTAATTGGTGTGTGGATAGAGTAATTAACAGCATAGAAGTTGTCTCTATGACTATGGAGTGGAGTTGTTTGAGAGGGACAAAGAGCTCTCAAATGAGAGGTAGAAATTAGGTAAagattattgggtttttgtgattttttttttttttgctatgatttataatttttttttttttttacttggacCATgtccaaagattttttttttttttttttaaattatctgAATATGTGAATTGTTTTGTAGATTTTCTTTGTTGTCTGGATTTGTAAATTGTCCAAATGTTTAgctaaatatttttcttgatattcttgTGACAACCAAACAAGGgatgaattgataatttttttcatttttggtttcatgggtcagcttgtaaattttttgggaGAGGGGGGCcaagtatattaattttagagccaaaagtatattttttatgctaatatatatactagggaattttttttcaaaggttgGGAGGGGAGGGGGAGCCATGGCCCCCCTCAACCCCAAGGTAGTTACGTCCCTAATTCTAAATACCGTTTTGAACACCATTTCAATTTGTCcatttaaacaaattatttcaatatataaacaaaatttatatacctAAGTCTAGGTCATATGACATTATaccatatcaaattattaattcaaaatcaaataatgcACATTATTAATATCATCAttacacaaaataaatatataacatttcatatataagtaaataaaaaatatatattaatgaagaaagaaaaacatgtCACGTGTGagtaaagtaaaaagaaaaaagaaaacacattgctaaagaaaaataataataaaatgttatatgtgagtgaagtaataaaaaaaaaggtttagaaaaaaaaaatgattcatttACATATCGGCCAAAATCACCATACTAGGTGAAATTTAGTTGAATGGACCGAAACGGGTGAAATTGAGTGGAATGGGCtagaatatagaataaaatagaatagcGTGATGATTTATACTGGTTAACTAAttgaaatagaaaatttatgttGTTTTGGGGGAGCAGAACAAAATTCATAACTATGTAGTCTTGACATCATGGATCAAAGTACCAAGCCAATGAAGTTTTTGGCTTCATCAATGCTTTCATAATCACCTTAGAATCACCTTGTAGAATGACTGATTTACTCCAACttcaagagaaaattaaaaaatatatatgtatatatatacctttttaaaaaaaaataataaaaaataaaaaaaacctaaccaTGGTGTCTGCTTTCTCCCAAATTCCTAATGTCCCAGAGTACACGTTACAGATACGTTATCATTGGTCATATTTATTCCAAAATTGAAATTCATAGTTAGCATGTCTCAAGAGACATATTTGaactcaataaaaaaagaaaaaaagaaaaaaaaagacacatatTTCAACATATAGAGAGCCAACGGAGAATTTAATCATGTACTTTAATGCTTTTAATTGACTTTACCTGCCCTAAGAATGGGACAACCACAAACGATAATAGTGACAACTAACATAATCAAAATCCCCATCTACCTGCTTCACGGCCCTTATTCTTATTCTAAAAGAGAATGTATCATATTCAATACGACTATCTGTGACTATTGCAGAAAATATAAAGTGAAAATGAATTTCTGTGATGTTTCCTTAAAtttgtactagtttgtacacattttatttctttgccGTCAAATCTTATCACGTGCTTATCTACTATTTTCATGTCTCAATCCCATATTATGTGATTGCTTTTGCTTGTTGACATTAATATCACATATGTTGGTTGTTTTctttgagaaaattcaaaaaggagTACAGATTGGTGGATTAGATTGTTTCATTTCTAAACACCATTATTGCATGCCAATTATCACCtaaagtcaaaaataaataatagctttagtttggttatgagAGTCACgagaaaatttggaattttttttgggtcacaAATATTGTATAAGCAACTTCGATCACATATGACCAATTATTAGCACCAACAGGTGTAAAATCAGAATGATAATGGTTAATGATTTCAAAACTGTTCAGTAGAACCCAAACTCCAAAAGAGATGAATGCTCGTGCTAAGAAAGCTTTGACTTTTCTTATTGAGTTAAAGTTAAGATGCACCGTGCACGCAATAGAAAGGAGTTTGTATAGCAAAAATGATTTTACTATTTAAGCTTTTGACTTTTACTCTCACAAAATGCCTTTAAGTTTTGACAAGGAACTCCGACAACAACAAGTGATAATGAAGTCCTAGTTATAAAACTCTTGGGAAAAATTATAATTGGGATTAACCACTGTTCTTTTTGTTTCACTGTAGAAATATTTTACgcatttttcatatttgttttATTGTAAAAAGTGGTTAACGGTAAGATATTTTACAGTCAAACTGTAAAACTAAGTCAACAACACGTAAAATGTTTTATGCTTGAGCGACGGCCTTGGGATTTTGGTGGTTGCTCTGATCTCATCAATCTCTCCAGTGGCTACTTTGATCTCGGTGTAGTTGGGTGTTACACTCTCGCCGATGAAGTGGGTTTGTGAGTGGCTAAGTTTTTGGTTGTTACTCCCTTGCTGATCTGCCACCCATTGTGACACAGTGCCGATATGAGTTCAGAGGTGGCTGAGTTTCTAATCTAGGTTTGTGTGTGGTTGGGGTTTTACATgtattttacatttgaaaatattttattacaaaacatgcctccttttattttcttctcactTGAATTAGTTATGTTTAGAGGGGGAGAACTTTTCTGCTctcttaaacatatataaaatgagGTGTTTTGGTTTTCTTAACTCACTGATCCTTTTTTAGATGTAGTGCTAGGATTAGTAATTGGGCCAACCCATGTGGGTTTTTAGAATATGGCTTGAGGTGGGaccaaaggaaaataaaaacactaacTCTAATTTGCCTTATGCCTTTTATCATCTCATGACAAATCcaaagttattattaatataattgaattataaaattatggTTGCACCTTAGGTTTCTAAATGATTATTAAATCAACCAAATACTATATAATATAGCATATAACCCCTCCATGAAATCATTTATTGTGAACAAAgttaaattagatttttaaataattttgtgataatGGCATAAACAGTAGGGATTTGGCTCGGATGATTGACTCCAATACTACACAATTTGGACACATGTTCAAGATTGACTCTGTATCTATAATTCCATATCCATAGCGTGTTATTGCTAAAACATGAGATGAAAGCTTCCCTCTAAGAAGTCTAGAGACATACGTGCTTATACCTATTTTACCACAAGTAGCGCACGTATCAAGTTGTGATtagattaattttataaataccGGTGATAGTCCCACCATCTCATATATAAGTGATGTAATAAAAGAAGagttgctcaaaaaaaaaaaaaaaaattttgatgtaatcCTATCATACATTGACACATGAGCAATGCTAGGATCACAAACCATCACATAACTTTTGTCACAATTCATaatgtggcgagttgtgagtGATAGAGTTATAGAGTTGTAAACTAACATGAATCCaccattttttctttaccatttaTAACTCATCATGTGATGTAAGTTGTGTAATTGTTTGTAATACTAGAATTCTCCTTTCACAAATATACAAATTAGAGTTTGTtaggataccgcttattttacagaaactgaaaaattattactgaaaatactgtagataaaagtaaaaattaattaaaatagtataatGGGTTCATAAATagtgttaaaaaatataatagaatttgataaatagtaataaaaataaactaaataatatatatatatatatatatatttttctaaccCAATCGCACAATAGGTCAAAACCGTCAAAGTATGTACAAGATTCTCTGTGATGGAAGAACTCAGCTTTGCCtaatcagagagagagaagaagaaacgCTCCTTGGGTACCCCATCGATCTCCATTAAAGTTAGAGTACATGCACACTTTTCCATATACACTTTTTTAGATCACCAACCTAACCATATAGGCTGGCAGTGTACGCTTTACTCCCATGTCTACCGTATTCTCATGCACCCTCAAATCAGACTTATTAGATGACCCCACAGATTGCCCTATTGACGGAGGAACACCTGGGTCCCGCGCGAAGCTTCTTTGATTAACACGTGTCAAAATTAGCTGGATGGCatagaatgaatgaatgaatcgAAAAGGAGTGCAGTAACGACGGTGTCAGCACTATACACTCTACTACAAATCACATTGACACACTTCCCTATGCTttcaaacacccaaaaaaagaaaagaaaaggttataCAACGACATTGGCTTGGCTTCTTTTGCAAGCTCGTCTTTCTTTGTAAAGCCTTTTTTactctacttttttttattattttcccccCACCTGGTCACCTTTATTTCGTTTTCCCTTAAGAAATTAATAACGTATATAtgtgtttgattatttttaacttatcattatatatttttttatttttttgttctctctcttttattattatttttaattcgTGAGGAAGATAGCAAATGAGACAAGTGAgttaaatattagtatttgactctttaaaatatattgtatattGTAGTTTGTAGCTAAgactcactaaaaaaaaaaaaatctcacattgAACTCTTCAACATTATTCAAATTTgtgcaaaattttatttaaactagtgCTCAACAAGTTTAGAGAAAATGTAGAActttatttctcattttaatttttttctctcctttctctttattcactactaaataaaataaaaataatttatgataaaatttttatttagatttatAAGAGAAAGAAGTGTACATTCTTATAGgttgtattaaaaaattgtgggtaactaaaaaaaaatgatttcctACTTAAAAATTTGgctaaaatttataaaacaatgCTATGCTAAGATTGAACTCGAAAAAcattatcaatatttttctttaattttttttaatagaatgttagaaaatatttttatttactagttcacaattttttttttaaaaaaaaactaactatttTATGAGAATATTATAAGATTACtgtttatttttaagaaaagaaaaccaaatttgACTGTTGTTTATACGGAAACACATCCCCACTAGTAAGAACACAACACAACAACTACGACTTATTAACTGTACAAACTAGGGACACAAACAAAGCCTTACCGTCACAGTCACTCCACTCACTCTTCCTTCACTTCTTCTTTGTTTATCAACACTATAAAATAGTACACCCAGTAACTCAATTAAaatacaacaaaacaaacaacaactcacattctctctctctctctctctctcatcatagaaaaacaaaacaaaagtctATCAGAATTTAGTATTCACACTCATTTCCTCTCCActgtttctctctctgtgtgcAATGTAGTTCGGCTCACACGTCATCGGACTGAATGGCGAAGTGTCACAGAAACAACGTCGGATCTCTAGTCCTCGACGGCCCCACCACCGCCGCCGGCCACTCTCGCATATGGACCTCGTTCTCAGGCTCCGCATTCCGCCGCAAACTCTTCAACGCCATGAGCTGCGGCGGCGGCGGTTCCCGCCACCGGCCCAAAAGCGATTTCGTCGCAGACACCAGATCGGTCTCGAAACCCTCGAAGCCGCCGGAGAAGCCGAAGAAGGCCAAGTCGGAGAAGCTCTCCGATCTTCTCAACATGCCGGAGTGCTCCTCGTCGGAGACAGACACCGAGGCGGAGACGAAGAAGAAAGTGGAGGCCCTGGAGGAGCTGAAGCTCGTAGCTAAGGAACTGCAAGGCGAGGATTCAGCGAAACGAAAAGCCGCCGCCAGCAATGTGAGGCTTCGCGCCAAGGAAGACTCGGAAGCCAGAGCCACTCTCGCCATGCTCGGAGCGATCCCTCCGCTCGTCGGAATGCTCGATCATCACGAAAACGACGCCGAATCTCAGATCGCTTCGCTCTACGCGCTTCTCAATCTCGGAATCGGCAACGACGCGtgagttttctctcttttccggTTCTCAAAGTTTCGGTTACGAATCCgatactaattttatttttatttattttttaattaaaaaaaccatgtattaaatattaatacattttatttataataattattaactaGCATCATCgagatattaattaattttgatcgCGGTTATCTcttactttttcaaagtcacGGTTGGCGGTTTCGGTCGTTTTCACGCATTAACGCTCGATGGTGGTGTCTAATTTTGTGCTATTTTTGTGAAGGAGAAGTCGTTTTCGTTATTTAATGGGTGTTTTGggcttaattttaatttattccaCTTTTAGTAGTTAGTAgtacttttattttgtttcttaaaaatgtgacttttttttttttttttttttcttttctaattcaGTTTATTTATGTCTTTTTGGCAACTAGTATAACAgttcctcaaatttttttttttttgaaacagtAATGTATTGAAAAGTTTGGTGTAACGTGTATTACTGTTACCTAATTGTTTGCTTGTTATtgttttagaatatattttgtttagtaTTCACTTTAATTGCTATATTAATCacgtttattttatttttggagggaGGGTCTAATTGTTTTGGTGCTTTTGCAGGAACAAAGCGGCCATTGTGAAAGCTGGTGCTGTTCACAACATGCTAAAGCTTATAGAATCTCCAAATGCTCCGAACCCATTAGTGTCCGAAGCTATAGTGGCGAATTTCCTTGGCTTGAGTGCATTGGATTTGAACAAATCAGTGATTGGATCATCGGGTGCAATCCCATTTTTGgtaaaaacacttaaaaatttAGGCCATCAAAGTAGCCCCCAATCCAAGCAAGATGCCCTTCGAGCGCTCTACAATCTCTCAATCTTCTCGTGCAATGTTCCGTTCATTTTGGAAACTGATTTGATCCCATTTCTATTGAAAACACTTGGGGATATGGAATTAAGTGAGAGAGGTCTTGCGATTCTTAGCAATTTGGTTTCAACCCCGGAAGGTCGAAAGGCAATTAGTGTTGCCCCGGATGCATTTCCAGTATTGATTGATGCTTTGAATTGGAACGATTCACCGGGTTGCCAAGAAAAAGCATCATATATTTTGATGGTGATGGCACACAAAGCCTATGGTGATAGGCAGGCGATGATCGAGGCTGGAGTTGTATCGTCCTTGC
This DNA window, taken from Quercus robur chromosome 2, dhQueRobu3.1, whole genome shotgun sequence, encodes the following:
- the LOC126712839 gene encoding U-box domain-containing protein 6-like, encoding MAKCHRNNVGSLVLDGPTTAAGHSRIWTSFSGSAFRRKLFNAMSCGGGGSRHRPKSDFVADTRSVSKPSKPPEKPKKAKSEKLSDLLNMPECSSSETDTEAETKKKVEALEELKLVAKELQGEDSAKRKAAASNVRLRAKEDSEARATLAMLGAIPPLVGMLDHHENDAESQIASLYALLNLGIGNDANKAAIVKAGAVHNMLKLIESPNAPNPLVSEAIVANFLGLSALDLNKSVIGSSGAIPFLVKTLKNLGHQSSPQSKQDALRALYNLSIFSCNVPFILETDLIPFLLKTLGDMELSERGLAILSNLVSTPEGRKAISVAPDAFPVLIDALNWNDSPGCQEKASYILMVMAHKAYGDRQAMIEAGVVSSLLELTLLGSTLAQKRASRILDCLRVDKGKQVSENYGGNLGAAISAPIYGSSSSSTNPNGGPIECLEEAEDMMSDEKKAVKQLVQQSLQNNMRRIVKRANLPQDFVPSDHFKSLTASSTSKSLPF